From a single Cytophagales bacterium WSM2-2 genomic region:
- the pdhA/B gene encoding oxoisovalerate dehydrogenase subunits alpha/beta: MGATKKAIEAVDKDFLNVCLKAYGLMCTSKRMAELYDEFREVCGKYVHSTSRGHEAIQIATGFQLKSTDYAAPYYRDESILLSIGMEPYELMMQLMAKANDPFSGGRSYYGHPSLRRKGFPVIPHQSSATGMQAIPATGMAHGISYLESQGLLKEKSVVLCSLGDGSVTEGEVAEAFQMAVLKKLPIIYLVQDNGWGISATGDEMRTMDAYEYAEGFKGMERMRVDGSDFVDSFNGMKNAFDFVRNERAPILVHAKCPLLGHHTSGVRREWYRGEDLSVHAKEDPILKLENFLLQQEVSRKTLDGLKAEAEKKVLADYHKSVQSPDPDVNDFDSHEFAPTEIIEEKGNRTPEKGEKVVMVDAALHAVDEILRKHPEAMFYGQDVGGRLGGVFREAATLAQKYGENRVFNTPIQEAYIVGSTAGMSAVGVKPIVEIQFADYIWPGINQLVEELSKSCYLSKGKFPVQSLIRVPIGAYGGGGPYHSGSVESTLLTIRGIKVVYPSNAADMKGLIKASFYDPNPVVMLEHKGLYWSKVPGTLDAKMIEPDEDYIVPLGKANIVQSADEDKINAGQSATVITYGMGVYWSKEASKKFKGQIEIIDLRTLNPLDWDTVKASVEKHSRAFVLTEEPLLNSFAESLAGRISKECFKSLDAPVWTFGSANLPAVPLNVDLEKMMLPNAEKVAAELEKLLVF; encoded by the coding sequence ATGGGCGCTACGAAGAAAGCAATTGAAGCTGTTGACAAAGATTTTCTAAATGTGTGCCTGAAAGCCTACGGGCTGATGTGCACATCCAAGCGAATGGCTGAATTGTATGACGAATTCCGTGAAGTTTGCGGCAAATATGTTCATAGCACTTCGCGGGGGCATGAGGCCATTCAGATAGCTACTGGTTTTCAATTGAAGTCGACTGATTACGCAGCACCTTACTATCGCGATGAGTCGATACTGCTTTCCATCGGTATGGAGCCGTATGAGCTGATGATGCAATTGATGGCCAAAGCAAATGATCCGTTCTCCGGGGGAAGAAGTTATTATGGTCACCCTTCGCTGAGACGAAAAGGGTTTCCGGTCATACCTCACCAGAGCTCGGCTACCGGAATGCAGGCGATTCCTGCTACGGGAATGGCACATGGAATTTCCTATTTGGAATCGCAGGGATTGCTGAAGGAGAAATCAGTAGTACTTTGCTCACTCGGTGACGGGTCAGTGACCGAGGGTGAAGTCGCAGAAGCTTTCCAGATGGCTGTATTGAAAAAACTACCAATCATTTACCTGGTTCAGGACAATGGTTGGGGTATTTCAGCTACAGGAGACGAGATGCGCACTATGGATGCCTATGAATATGCCGAAGGCTTCAAGGGAATGGAACGCATGCGAGTAGATGGATCCGATTTTGTGGATTCATTCAATGGGATGAAAAATGCTTTTGACTTCGTACGCAATGAACGCGCTCCGATTTTAGTTCATGCGAAGTGTCCTTTGCTAGGGCATCATACTTCCGGTGTTCGCAGAGAATGGTATCGGGGAGAAGACTTATCGGTACATGCGAAGGAAGATCCGATCCTAAAACTTGAGAATTTTTTGCTTCAACAGGAGGTGAGCCGAAAGACTTTGGATGGACTGAAAGCTGAAGCTGAAAAGAAAGTTTTAGCGGACTATCATAAATCAGTTCAATCGCCAGATCCGGATGTTAATGATTTTGATTCTCACGAATTTGCTCCAACAGAAATAATAGAAGAGAAAGGTAATCGTACTCCTGAGAAAGGAGAAAAGGTCGTGATGGTGGACGCTGCACTTCATGCAGTGGATGAAATTCTCCGCAAACATCCCGAGGCTATGTTTTACGGTCAGGACGTAGGAGGGAGACTGGGCGGAGTATTCCGTGAGGCAGCAACCCTTGCTCAAAAATATGGAGAGAACCGTGTGTTTAATACGCCAATACAGGAAGCCTACATCGTTGGTTCAACGGCAGGCATGAGTGCGGTCGGAGTGAAGCCTATTGTTGAAATTCAATTTGCCGACTATATCTGGCCAGGGATTAATCAGTTGGTTGAAGAACTTTCAAAGAGTTGTTATCTATCCAAAGGAAAATTCCCGGTTCAATCGCTGATTCGCGTACCGATCGGTGCGTATGGAGGTGGTGGTCCTTACCATTCCGGCAGTGTAGAATCAACACTGCTCACGATCCGGGGTATCAAAGTTGTGTATCCATCCAATGCGGCCGATATGAAAGGCCTCATCAAAGCATCTTTCTATGATCCCAACCCTGTGGTAATGCTTGAGCATAAAGGTTTGTATTGGAGCAAAGTACCAGGTACACTCGATGCCAAGATGATTGAGCCTGACGAAGACTATATCGTCCCATTGGGTAAGGCCAACATTGTACAATCGGCAGATGAGGATAAAATAAACGCTGGTCAAAGTGCTACAGTTATTACCTATGGCATGGGTGTTTACTGGTCAAAGGAGGCTTCGAAAAAATTCAAGGGGCAAATTGAAATTATTGATTTGCGCACACTGAATCCATTGGATTGGGATACCGTGAAAGCTTCAGTGGAAAAACATAGTCGTGCTTTTGTACTTACGGAAGAGCCACTTCTCAATTCTTTTGCCGAATCGCTGGCCGGACGTATTTCAAAGGAGTGTTTCAAAAGTTTGGATGCACCTGTCTGGACTTTCGGGTCGGCCAACTTGCCTGCAGTCCCTTTGAATGTTGATCTTGAGAAGATGATGCTGCCGAATGCTGAGAAGGTCGCAGCAGAGTTGGAGAAGCTCCTGGTTTTTTAG
- a CDS encoding membrane protein, translating into MRDLYVQKINSRIRPTSISVPVSLYYLGKKKYKQEKFIALKQKTEAKFDAKIASTKEGKKIANLQYRKQNKIDAITKKIDNGNLFMQWGEPVTVFDSALMRQTRLKMETLLFNKGYFKAQVKSSFTDLKKRRVSVTYDISPGPAFTYDTIFFNIPDEKVKQIILKNKEASLVKKGDHYDQDKLGKERDRIDQLLKDHGFYDFSKQFIDFEADTSAKKNKVKLLLKILSPAKRGYHKQFKIDSVIFTPDATVTGNESKKRTSTTYHNITFNSYENLYSKKILAQRVFVSKDSLYNRTNTFNTQRQLANLDNFKFVNLVYDTSGGHFIANVFTSPSDLYSWSNEAGVTVTQGFPGPYISTNFKKRNVFHGLEILEINGRFGFEGVAAATSEGGFYKSTEATGNVSVSFPQFLFPFRSATAFRYAKNNPRTKILGGYTYTDRPEYQRSITTLSATYTWDLQRRLQFSFSPATLNVINSTVSGDFRKRLDSLHSLGNNLINAFNPSYVSSMIFSLTWNNNYGVAQKNSTFIRASMESGGTLLNLYSPKFIRDQGLEPYQYFRFSFDYRKVIPVNKSQSLAYRFNSGVGYAYSSNNVLPYEKNFFAGGSNSVRAWRPRRLGLGSDPPQVNTDPSNNGYFNYSFEKPGQLLLEASVEWRQKLIGFLNYAFFVDAGNVWALQTSTNNEANFEWGRFYKEFGVGTGFGLRFDFTFLILRFDVGIKAWDPARPAGNRFVLWDASFKKPYSLNHEPVIYNIGIGYPF; encoded by the coding sequence ATGCGTGACCTTTATGTTCAAAAAATCAACAGCCGGATCAGACCTACATCCATAAGCGTGCCGGTAAGTTTATATTACCTAGGCAAAAAGAAGTACAAGCAGGAGAAATTCATTGCCCTAAAGCAAAAGACCGAAGCCAAATTTGATGCTAAGATTGCCTCTACCAAAGAGGGAAAAAAAATAGCCAATCTCCAATACCGGAAGCAAAACAAAATTGACGCAATCACGAAAAAGATCGACAATGGTAACCTGTTCATGCAATGGGGTGAACCGGTGACTGTGTTTGACTCTGCACTCATGCGCCAGACCCGACTTAAGATGGAGACCTTACTCTTCAACAAAGGGTACTTCAAAGCCCAGGTAAAATCGAGCTTCACTGACTTAAAAAAGAGACGAGTATCTGTCACCTATGATATCTCGCCAGGACCCGCTTTCACGTACGACACCATTTTCTTCAATATACCAGATGAAAAAGTCAAACAGATCATACTAAAAAACAAGGAAGCAAGTTTAGTGAAAAAAGGTGATCATTACGATCAGGACAAATTAGGAAAGGAGCGCGACCGGATTGATCAGCTTTTGAAAGACCACGGGTTTTATGATTTCAGTAAGCAGTTCATCGATTTTGAGGCTGATACTTCAGCGAAGAAGAACAAAGTCAAACTGTTGCTTAAAATCCTTAGCCCTGCCAAACGGGGATATCACAAGCAATTCAAAATTGATTCGGTGATCTTTACCCCCGATGCGACTGTCACGGGTAATGAAAGCAAGAAGAGAACGAGTACCACTTATCATAACATCACATTCAATTCGTACGAAAATTTATATAGTAAAAAAATCCTGGCACAACGTGTTTTTGTTTCGAAAGACAGTCTATACAACCGGACCAATACTTTCAATACGCAACGACAATTGGCGAACCTCGACAATTTCAAATTTGTAAACCTGGTTTATGACACTAGTGGCGGGCATTTCATCGCCAACGTATTTACCAGTCCTTCAGATTTATACAGCTGGAGCAATGAAGCGGGCGTAACGGTTACCCAAGGCTTCCCCGGACCGTACATCAGTACTAACTTCAAAAAACGGAATGTTTTTCACGGGCTTGAAATATTGGAAATCAATGGCCGTTTTGGTTTCGAAGGCGTGGCCGCTGCAACATCGGAAGGTGGTTTTTACAAGAGTACGGAAGCGACAGGTAACGTTTCGGTTTCGTTTCCACAGTTCTTATTTCCTTTCAGGAGTGCTACAGCATTTCGGTATGCGAAAAATAACCCGCGTACCAAGATATTGGGAGGTTACACTTACACCGACCGTCCTGAGTACCAGCGATCAATTACTACCCTGTCAGCCACCTACACATGGGATCTGCAAAGACGCTTGCAATTCTCGTTCAGTCCAGCTACTCTTAACGTCATCAATTCAACAGTGAGTGGTGATTTTCGAAAAAGACTGGACAGTCTCCACAGTCTGGGTAATAATCTGATTAACGCATTTAATCCCTCCTATGTCAGCAGCATGATCTTCTCCCTGACGTGGAACAACAACTATGGCGTTGCACAAAAAAATTCAACGTTCATCCGCGCTTCAATGGAAAGTGGAGGGACTCTACTAAATCTATACTCACCTAAGTTTATACGCGACCAGGGGCTAGAACCTTACCAGTACTTCCGCTTCAGTTTTGATTACAGGAAAGTAATTCCTGTGAATAAAAGTCAGTCACTGGCTTATCGTTTTAATTCTGGTGTCGGTTATGCTTACAGTTCTAACAACGTCTTGCCCTACGAAAAAAACTTCTTTGCTGGCGGCAGTAATAGTGTGCGAGCCTGGCGACCTCGAAGGCTCGGTCTTGGTTCAGACCCCCCGCAAGTTAATACCGATCCATCGAACAATGGCTATTTCAATTACAGTTTTGAAAAACCAGGACAATTGCTGCTTGAAGCAAGTGTAGAATGGAGGCAAAAGCTTATTGGTTTTTTGAACTATGCGTTTTTTGTTGATGCGGGCAACGTGTGGGCCTTACAAACAAGCACTAACAACGAGGCTAACTTTGAATGGGGAAGATTCTACAAAGAGTTTGGCGTGGGAACAGGCTTTGGATTGCGTTTCGATTTCACGTTCCTGATTCTACGCTTTGATGTAGGCATCAAAGCCTGGGATCCTGCTCGTCCTGCCGGAAATCGCTTTGTGCTTTGGGATGCCAGCTTCAAAAAGCCATACAGTCTCAATCACGAACCGGTGATTTACAACATTGGAATTGGTTACCCTTTCTAA